In Streptococcus uberis, a single window of DNA contains:
- a CDS encoding thioredoxin family protein produces MALFGKKEEEKTCGCQCQGNCHKDKADQHLDDAEHTFKILGSGCKKCNTLEENVIRACESMGKRVNIEHVTDFSQIAAYGVMSTPGLVLDEDVVSTGKVLSEEDIKAIIIENC; encoded by the coding sequence ATGGCTTTATTTGGAAAAAAAGAAGAAGAGAAAACTTGTGGCTGTCAGTGTCAAGGCAATTGTCATAAAGACAAGGCGGATCAGCACCTTGATGATGCAGAACATACCTTTAAAATTTTAGGATCCGGCTGTAAAAAATGTAACACGCTTGAAGAAAACGTGATTCGGGCCTGTGAGAGTATGGGAAAAAGGGTCAATATCGAGCATGTTACTGATTTTAGTCAAATTGCTGCATATGGCGTTATGAGTACACCGGGTTTGGTCTTAGATGAAGATGTTGTCTCAACGGGGAAAGTTTTATCTGAAGAGGACATTAAAGCGATAATAATTGAAAATTGTTAA
- a CDS encoding permease encodes MGLFIQNQLLGMQWLNQLIGAALKAVGFDTSSRLVASLQFFIYDVIKIGILLCSLIFLVSYIQSFFPPEKSKKILGRFNGVWARVMSALLGTVTPFCSCSSIPLFMGFTSAGLPLGVTFAFLISSPMVDLGSLVLLTSIFGLKIALFYVIFGLFLAVIGGTIIEKMHLEDSVADFIRQAKAVQLDGQELSSRERLVFAKDQVVDTFKKVFPYILVGVAIGALIHNWLPQLWIEKVLGSQNPFGVVLATVIGVPIYADIFGTIPVAEALLSKGAQLGTVLSFMMSVTTLSLPSMIMLKKALKPKLLSVFIVICSFGIILIGYLFNMLQTILF; translated from the coding sequence ATTGGCTTATTTATACAAAATCAACTTTTAGGGATGCAATGGCTAAATCAATTGATTGGTGCTGCTCTCAAGGCTGTTGGATTTGATACCTCTAGTCGCCTTGTTGCCAGTTTGCAATTTTTTATCTATGATGTGATTAAAATTGGAATTCTTCTTTGTAGTTTGATTTTTTTGGTTTCCTATATCCAATCCTTTTTTCCACCGGAAAAAAGTAAAAAAATTCTAGGGCGTTTTAATGGTGTTTGGGCGCGTGTCATGTCTGCTTTGTTGGGGACAGTGACACCGTTTTGCTCATGTTCTTCTATCCCCTTATTTATGGGCTTTACAAGTGCTGGTTTACCCTTAGGAGTTACCTTTGCCTTTCTGATTTCTTCCCCCATGGTTGATTTAGGCAGTTTGGTGTTACTGACAAGTATCTTTGGCCTCAAAATCGCTTTATTTTATGTTATTTTTGGCTTGTTCTTAGCTGTTATCGGTGGTACGATTATTGAGAAAATGCATTTAGAGGATTCTGTTGCAGATTTTATTCGCCAGGCTAAAGCTGTTCAATTAGATGGACAAGAGTTAAGTAGTAGAGAAAGACTTGTTTTTGCAAAAGATCAAGTGGTCGATACTTTTAAAAAAGTATTCCCTTATATTCTAGTCGGCGTTGCCATTGGCGCATTAATTCACAACTGGCTCCCCCAGCTTTGGATTGAAAAAGTTCTTGGCAGTCAAAATCCATTTGGAGTGGTACTAGCAACCGTGATTGGTGTGCCGATTTATGCTGATATTTTCGGTACTATTCCTGTTGCAGAGGCTTTGCTATCAAAAGGGGCCCAACTAGGAACGGTTTTATCTTTTATGATGTCTGTTACAACGCTTAGTCTACCCTCAATGATAATGTTGAAAAAGGCACTTAAACCAAAATTGCTGAGTGTTTTTATTGTGATTTGTAGCTTCGGTATTATTTTAATTGGTTATCTATTTAATATGTTACAAACTATCTTATTTTAA
- a CDS encoding ArsR/SmtB family transcription factor yields MSNIEKHAFLFKALSDVNRLAVLRELQNGSLCACALGEKLDLAQPALSYHMKILCQTGLVNSQQKGKWKHYSLNPDFEKEIYRGLLSYL; encoded by the coding sequence ATGTCTAATATAGAAAAACATGCTTTTTTATTCAAAGCTTTGAGTGATGTTAATCGGTTAGCAGTTCTCAGGGAATTACAAAATGGTAGTCTTTGTGCTTGTGCTTTGGGAGAGAAGTTAGACTTGGCTCAGCCAGCACTCTCCTACCATATGAAAATACTTTGTCAGACTGGCTTAGTAAATAGTCAACAAAAAGGGAAATGGAAACACTATAGCCTTAATCCTGATTTCGAAAAAGAGATTTACAGAGGTTTATTGTCTTATTTATAG
- a CDS encoding NUDIX hydrolase encodes MEKRIKELMANYRSKPLGQQKEYAVFLPLVWQNKEWHILFEVRGQNISQPGEVSFPGGRLEPGETFAEAAVRECTEELRVSPEQIDIWGEIDYIVQAKRTIHCFVGQLHCDNWQVLQYNEEVDHLFTVPLIEILNKEPIYYELPHGIKEGSNFPFERIRNGEKYAFHHQSSKIPFYEGFEETIWGLTAQFTDCFSRILKNESN; translated from the coding sequence ATGGAAAAAAGAATCAAGGAACTGATGGCTAATTATAGGTCAAAACCTTTGGGACAACAAAAAGAATATGCAGTCTTTTTACCTTTAGTGTGGCAAAATAAAGAATGGCATATTTTATTTGAAGTAAGAGGACAGAATATTTCACAACCAGGAGAAGTTTCTTTTCCGGGTGGCCGTTTAGAGCCAGGGGAGACTTTTGCAGAGGCAGCAGTACGTGAATGCACTGAAGAGTTAAGGGTCTCTCCAGAACAAATTGACATTTGGGGTGAAATTGACTATATCGTTCAAGCAAAGCGTACCATTCATTGTTTTGTGGGACAACTGCATTGTGATAACTGGCAAGTATTGCAATACAATGAGGAAGTGGATCATCTTTTTACAGTTCCTTTGATAGAAATTCTTAATAAGGAACCTATTTATTATGAATTGCCACATGGTATTAAAGAAGGATCTAATTTTCCTTTTGAACGCATTCGTAACGGTGAAAAATATGCCTTTCATCATCAATCGTCTAAGATTCCTTTTTATGAAGGGTTTGAAGAGACCATTTGGGGACTAACAGCTCAATTCACTGATTGTTTTAGCCGTATTTTAAAAAATGAGTCAAACTAA
- a CDS encoding PadR family transcriptional regulator, which yields MYFPVSATLIEFLILSILKDQDSYGYDISQTIKLVANIKESTLYPILKKLEKSGYLKTYSQEHQGRQRKYYQLTQEGHSHLAFLAGEWQSYKENLDAIIEGSLRHDKN from the coding sequence ATGTATTTTCCCGTATCAGCTACCTTGATTGAATTTCTCATCTTGTCTATTTTAAAAGACCAGGATTCTTATGGGTACGATATCAGCCAAACCATTAAACTAGTAGCTAATATTAAAGAATCAACACTTTATCCAATCCTCAAAAAATTAGAAAAGTCGGGTTACCTAAAAACATATAGCCAAGAACATCAAGGAAGACAACGTAAGTACTATCAATTAACACAAGAGGGACACTCACATCTTGCTTTTCTTGCTGGAGAATGGCAAAGCTACAAAGAAAATTTAGACGCAATCATTGAAGGGAGTCTACGACATGACAAGAACTGA
- a CDS encoding DUF1700 domain-containing protein codes for MTRTEYLAELQNQLRKLPQDDFKEAMDYFTEYFDEAGPEHENQVIADLGSPKEAASEILGRLLEDNIEIEDKKAKHYAKIIWLTILSILAAPVALPILFSIIALILALIIAIAAILFSLILLGVSFLVNGCYVLFDSFTYLATSINSTILSFGMGLIMIGGSLLAIFLGVESCAALIRGGAVFIQKLLKRGQTA; via the coding sequence ATGACAAGAACTGAGTACTTAGCAGAGCTTCAGAATCAGCTCCGAAAACTACCACAGGACGATTTTAAAGAAGCAATGGATTACTTTACCGAATACTTTGATGAAGCCGGACCTGAACATGAAAATCAAGTCATTGCAGATCTTGGCAGTCCAAAAGAAGCAGCAAGTGAAATATTAGGAAGATTACTTGAAGATAACATTGAGATTGAAGATAAAAAGGCGAAACACTATGCTAAAATCATCTGGTTGACAATCCTGTCAATCTTGGCAGCACCCGTCGCCTTACCAATTTTATTTTCCATAATAGCACTTATTCTAGCACTAATAATTGCCATTGCTGCCATCCTATTTTCATTAATCCTCTTAGGGGTTTCATTCTTGGTCAATGGTTGCTATGTCCTTTTCGACAGCTTTACATATCTAGCAACCTCTATCAATTCAACGATACTTAGCTTTGGTATGGGTCTCATCATGATTGGTGGCTCACTATTGGCTATCTTTCTGGGTGTTGAATCTTGCGCTGCCCTTATCCGTGGTGGAGCAGTCTTTATTCAAAAATTGTTAAAGAGAGGTCAGACAGCATGA
- a CDS encoding DUF4097 family beta strand repeat-containing protein gives MKTWKKTILITSLCLLISGAALAGFGFIRGGWSALSHSKEEPKHHTYKTQELKSFENISLNCNVSDITIKTGNQDKGTISYFVDKSYPIKINQKDKTLSITETSKLLQNKTTIRFLTLRNLINIDKIGNFGLDSGYSIQITLPKGSKIQSLNGKLKVGELQIEKSHIQTADFQLSAGNLSVSSSELMDSHLILQAGDMNFIDSHISKSKLKVNAGNVEVGSSKISDSQVNLSAGDFTASDVAFVNKNRLSLSMGDADIQLKDHNLAIKTNKEIGDSDITSNLKTDSQNQLELTSKLGDITIE, from the coding sequence ATGAAAACGTGGAAAAAAACGATTCTTATAACATCACTTTGCTTATTGATTTCAGGTGCTGCCTTAGCAGGTTTTGGCTTTATCAGAGGTGGCTGGTCAGCATTGTCACATTCAAAAGAAGAACCAAAGCATCATACCTATAAAACTCAAGAGCTAAAAAGTTTCGAAAATATCTCCCTCAATTGTAATGTTTCAGATATTACAATTAAAACAGGTAATCAAGATAAAGGCACTATTTCATATTTTGTTGATAAAAGCTATCCGATTAAAATCAATCAGAAGGATAAAACACTTTCAATCACAGAAACATCCAAACTCCTTCAAAACAAAACAACGATTAGGTTTCTAACCTTGCGTAATCTTATAAACATTGATAAAATCGGCAATTTTGGCCTAGATTCAGGATATTCAATTCAAATTACTCTCCCTAAAGGAAGCAAGATTCAAAGTCTTAACGGTAAATTAAAAGTTGGTGAATTACAGATAGAAAAGAGCCATATCCAAACGGCTGATTTTCAATTATCAGCAGGAAATCTTTCAGTCAGTTCTTCTGAACTAATGGATAGTCACCTAATCCTTCAGGCTGGTGATATGAACTTTATTGATAGTCATATTAGTAAGAGTAAATTAAAAGTGAACGCTGGAAATGTTGAAGTTGGATCCTCAAAAATTTCAGATTCACAAGTAAACTTGAGTGCTGGTGATTTTACCGCCTCAGATGTAGCATTTGTAAACAAAAACAGATTGAGCTTAAGCATGGGTGACGCTGACATTCAGTTAAAAGATCATAACTTAGCGATTAAAACAAATAAGGAGATAGGAGACTCCGATATCACTTCAAACTTAAAAACCGATTCTCAGAATCAATTAGAACTCACTAGTAAACTTGGTGATATTACAATAGAATAA
- a CDS encoding DUF1304 domain-containing protein yields the protein MSLILIIVATLAALEQLYIMYLETFKTSSVSTQKAFHLSEESLRDKTIANLFKNQGVYNGLIAIFLLYGLFISQNSEIVALFLIYIIVVAGYGAMTVDKKIFLKQGGLAILALSSMFF from the coding sequence ATGTCTCTTATTTTAATAATTGTAGCAACTTTAGCTGCTTTGGAGCAGTTATACATCATGTATTTGGAAACATTTAAGACATCATCTGTTAGCACTCAAAAGGCATTCCATCTAAGTGAAGAATCATTAAGAGATAAAACGATTGCTAATCTCTTTAAAAACCAAGGAGTATACAATGGTTTGATTGCCATCTTTCTTTTATATGGTCTCTTTATTTCTCAAAATAGTGAGATTGTAGCATTATTTTTAATCTATATCATTGTTGTTGCTGGTTATGGAGCTATGACTGTTGACAAAAAGATTTTTTTGAAACAAGGCGGATTAGCTATTTTAGCGCTTAGTAGTATGTTCTTCTAA
- a CDS encoding YhgE/Pip domain-containing protein gives MLEELKSLIRNPKLIITMIGVALVPALYNLSFLGSMWDPYGQVKDLPVAVVNHDETAYVNQDALHIGQDMVDNMSKNKELDYHFVSAKKAEKGLENGDYYMVITLPKNLSKKATTILEERPEKMVINYETSKGHGMVASKMSESAMTKLKSSVSKNISQTYTTSVFNSMRHLQDGLNQASSGSAQLAQGAKSAQSGSQELSSNLLTLSNGSQLLNQGASQLNSGLQAYTGGVGQLNSGILSFSGQLPTYLDAVTQLSTGANQLTSGLSQLSSSTSLSTSDSQNIEALETGLPQLNTAIQSLNTAVSQLGSSSSTSTSFAAIKTDLQSIAASAQSIITAETSASNSQLATLQATATYKSLTPEQQAELTNALSNTSSPASISAQSILTTVGSLQTTLSTLSTQSNGDQLSQLQSSVSEIARQSNQALPGASVALTQLASGLSTVHSAVNDQLLPGSRKMSNGLATLSGNNQAISDGLSKISTGSSKLNANSTALVEGSQQLSDKTGELSSGAGKLSSGSNQLTSGLTDMSTGLSTLQVSLAQASKKLDLVSVKEDNAKALVSPLALSEKDNDSVKTNGIAMAPYMIAVSLMVVALSTNVIFANSLSGKTVTNRWEWAKQKLVINGFISTLGSLILYGAIQLLGFEANFELKTLTFIILSGWALMALVTALVGWDDRYGAFASLLVLLLQVGSSGGSYPIELSGKFFQTLHPYLPMSYVVSGLRETISLGGNFGYEVKILLGFLVGFGILGLLIYRPNKQG, from the coding sequence ATGCTAGAGGAATTAAAATCATTGATAAGGAATCCTAAACTAATCATCACAATGATTGGTGTTGCCTTGGTTCCTGCCTTATATAATTTATCATTTCTAGGTTCAATGTGGGATCCATATGGTCAAGTAAAAGATTTACCAGTTGCGGTTGTCAACCATGATGAGACAGCATATGTGAATCAAGATGCACTTCATATTGGTCAAGATATGGTAGACAACATGTCCAAAAATAAAGAATTGGACTACCACTTTGTCTCAGCGAAAAAAGCGGAAAAAGGTCTAGAGAATGGTGACTACTATATGGTCATTACCTTACCTAAAAACCTTTCAAAAAAAGCAACAACCATTTTAGAAGAGAGACCTGAAAAAATGGTTATCAACTATGAAACAAGTAAAGGTCATGGCATGGTAGCTTCAAAAATGAGCGAATCAGCAATGACTAAATTAAAGAGTTCTGTTTCAAAAAATATCAGTCAAACTTATACGACGTCTGTTTTTAATAGTATGAGACATTTGCAGGATGGTCTTAATCAAGCTTCAAGTGGAAGTGCTCAGTTAGCTCAAGGAGCAAAAAGTGCTCAATCAGGAAGTCAGGAACTTTCGTCTAATCTGTTAACCTTAAGTAATGGAAGTCAGTTACTTAATCAAGGTGCCAGCCAGCTGAATTCGGGTTTACAAGCCTATACTGGAGGAGTTGGTCAATTAAATAGTGGTATTTTGAGCTTTTCAGGGCAGCTACCAACCTATTTAGATGCAGTTACTCAGTTGTCAACTGGAGCAAATCAATTAACTTCTGGACTTAGCCAACTGTCTTCATCAACAAGTTTGTCTACAAGTGATAGCCAAAATATTGAGGCTTTAGAAACAGGCTTACCACAATTAAATACAGCCATCCAATCTTTAAATACTGCTGTCAGTCAATTAGGTTCGTCATCGTCAACCAGTACTAGTTTTGCTGCTATCAAAACGGATTTACAAAGCATTGCCGCATCTGCTCAAAGTATAATAACTGCTGAAACAAGTGCTTCTAATAGCCAACTTGCTACATTACAAGCTACTGCGACATACAAAAGCTTGACACCGGAACAGCAAGCTGAGCTTACTAATGCTCTTTCAAATACGTCGTCACCTGCTAGTATCAGTGCACAGTCCATTTTAACAACTGTCGGCTCTTTACAAACAACCTTGTCAACCTTGTCGACACAATCAAATGGTGATCAACTAAGTCAATTACAATCAAGTGTTAGTGAAATTGCAAGGCAGTCTAATCAAGCTTTACCAGGTGCAAGTGTAGCATTGACACAATTAGCAAGCGGCTTGTCAACAGTTCATTCAGCTGTCAATGACCAACTCTTGCCAGGTAGTCGTAAAATGAGCAATGGATTAGCAACACTTTCTGGTAATAATCAGGCTATCTCTGATGGCTTATCTAAAATTTCGACTGGTTCTTCAAAACTCAACGCCAATTCTACTGCTTTGGTTGAAGGAAGTCAACAATTATCAGATAAAACTGGTGAATTATCAAGTGGTGCTGGAAAATTATCAAGCGGTAGCAATCAGTTGACAAGTGGATTGACGGATATGTCAACAGGGTTGTCAACTTTACAAGTTTCGTTAGCGCAAGCCTCTAAGAAACTTGATTTGGTGAGTGTCAAAGAAGACAATGCTAAAGCCTTAGTTTCACCTCTGGCATTATCCGAAAAAGATAATGATAGTGTCAAAACAAATGGTATCGCAATGGCACCATATATGATTGCTGTTTCTTTAATGGTAGTTGCCTTGTCAACAAATGTTATTTTTGCAAATTCACTTTCTGGTAAAACAGTTACTAATAGATGGGAATGGGCAAAACAGAAACTTGTTATCAATGGGTTTATTTCTACTTTAGGGTCACTTATTTTATATGGCGCGATTCAATTATTAGGTTTTGAAGCCAATTTCGAATTGAAAACCTTGACCTTCATTATATTAAGTGGTTGGGCCTTGATGGCACTTGTTACTGCCCTTGTAGGTTGGGACGATCGCTATGGAGCATTTGCCTCACTCTTGGTGCTTCTGCTACAAGTTGGGTCATCTGGAGGTTCTTATCCAATTGAATTATCCGGAAAATTCTTCCAAACCCTCCATCCATACCTACCTATGTCTTATGTTGTTTCTGGGTTACGTGAAACCATTTCATTAGGTGGCAATTTTGGATATGAAGTAAAGATTTTGTTAGGATTTTTAGTAGGGTTTGGTATTCTAGGATTACTAATTTACAGACCTAATAAACAAGGATAA
- a CDS encoding TetR/AcrR family transcriptional regulator, with translation MKDCRKENTKKAILNAMVHLLETESFDDITTKELAETAGISRSSFYTHYRDKYEMIDSYQQMLFHKLEYIFDKDYKDGQQTFLEVFTFLSREKLLSSLISSNGTKELQNFIINKVRILISSELTDKVALEGMSQTELNYQSVYLAFAFFGTCQSWIARGKKESPKEMTDFVLKMLNRSK, from the coding sequence ATGAAAGATTGTCGAAAAGAAAATACAAAAAAAGCCATTTTAAATGCCATGGTTCATCTACTAGAAACAGAAAGTTTTGATGATATTACAACAAAAGAATTAGCAGAAACAGCAGGCATCAGTCGATCGAGCTTCTATACTCATTATCGAGACAAATATGAAATGATTGATTCTTATCAACAAATGCTTTTCCATAAGTTGGAGTATATCTTTGATAAAGATTACAAAGACGGTCAACAGACATTTTTAGAAGTTTTTACCTTCCTATCACGTGAAAAACTGCTATCATCTCTCATATCATCCAATGGTACAAAAGAACTACAAAATTTTATCATCAATAAGGTTAGAATTCTCATCTCATCCGAATTGACCGATAAAGTTGCTCTGGAAGGCATGTCACAAACCGAACTTAATTATCAAAGTGTTTATCTTGCATTTGCATTCTTTGGTACCTGTCAATCTTGGATAGCCCGTGGTAAAAAAGAGTCCCCAAAAGAAATGACAGATTTTGTTTTAAAAATGTTGAATCGATCGAAATAA
- the rpsD gene encoding 30S ribosomal protein S4, with protein sequence MSRYTGPSWKQSRRLGLSLTGTGKELARRNYVPGQHGPNNRSKLSEYGLQLAEKQKLRFSYGLGEKQFRNLFVQATKIKEGTLGFNFMILLERRLDNVVYRLGLATTRRQARQFVNHGHILVDGKRVDIPSYRVEPGQVISVREKSMKVPAILEAVEATLGRPAFVSFDAEKLEGSLTRLPERDEINPEINEALVVEFYNKML encoded by the coding sequence ATGTCACGTTATACTGGTCCATCATGGAAACAATCACGCCGTTTAGGTTTATCGCTTACAGGCACAGGTAAAGAATTGGCACGTCGTAACTACGTACCAGGTCAACACGGTCCTAACAACCGTAGCAAACTTTCTGAATATGGTTTACAACTTGCTGAAAAACAAAAATTACGTTTTTCTTATGGTTTAGGTGAAAAACAATTCCGTAACTTGTTCGTTCAAGCTACAAAAATCAAAGAAGGCACTCTTGGTTTCAATTTTATGATCCTTTTAGAACGTCGTCTTGATAATGTTGTTTACCGTTTAGGTCTTGCAACAACTCGTCGTCAAGCTCGTCAATTTGTAAACCATGGTCACATCTTAGTTGACGGAAAACGTGTTGATATTCCTTCATATCGCGTTGAGCCAGGCCAAGTTATCTCAGTTCGCGAAAAATCAATGAAAGTTCCTGCAATCCTTGAAGCTGTTGAAGCAACTCTTGGACGTCCAGCATTCGTATCATTTGATGCTGAAAAACTTGAAGGTTCATTAACTCGCTTACCAGAACGCGATGAAATCAACCCAGAAATCAACGAAGCACTTGTCGTTGAGTTCTACAACAAAATGCTTTAA
- a CDS encoding Veg family protein, with the protein MSDAFADVAKMKKIKEDIKAHEGQLVELTLENGRKREKNKIGRLIEVYSSLFIIEYNDNVDQPGGYNNTYVESYTYSDILTEKTLIRYLD; encoded by the coding sequence ATGAGTGATGCATTTGCAGATGTTGCCAAAATGAAGAAAATCAAAGAAGATATTAAGGCCCACGAAGGTCAATTAGTTGAACTTACTTTGGAAAATGGTCGTAAAAGAGAAAAGAACAAAATTGGCCGATTAATTGAAGTTTATAGCTCATTATTCATTATTGAATACAATGATAATGTAGATCAACCAGGTGGTTACAATAATACTTATGTCGAGTCATACACCTATTCTGATATCTTAACTGAAAAAACATTAATTAGATATCTAGATTAA
- the dnaB gene encoding replicative DNA helicase, giving the protein MPEIPELRVQPQDLLAEQSVLGSIFISPDKLITVREFISPDDFYKYSHKIIFRAMITLSDRNDAIDATTVRTILDDQGDLQNIGGLSYIVELVNSVPTSANAEYYAKIVAEKAMLRDIISRLTETVNLAYEGSSDSEEIIAGAEKALIEINEHSNRSGFRKISDVLKINYENLEIRSKQTTDVTGLPTGFRDLDKITTGLHPDQLIILAARPAVGKTAFVLNIAQNVGTKQKKAVAIFSLEMGAESLVDRMLAAEGMVDSHSLRTGQLTDQDWNNVTIAQGALAEAPIYIDDTPGIKITEIRARARKLSQEVDGGLGLIVIDYLQLITGTKPENRQQEVSDISRQLKILAKELKVPVIALSQLSRGVEQRQDKRPVLSDIRESGSIEQDADIVAFLYRDDYYRKEGENPEDVIEDNTIEVILEKNRSGARGTVKLMFQKEYNKFSSIAQFEER; this is encoded by the coding sequence TTGCCCGAAATCCCAGAGTTAAGAGTTCAACCCCAAGATTTATTGGCCGAACAATCTGTATTAGGATCAATTTTCATCTCACCTGATAAATTAATTACTGTTAGAGAATTTATTAGTCCAGATGATTTTTACAAGTACTCTCATAAAATAATATTTCGTGCAATGATTACACTCAGTGATCGAAATGATGCTATTGATGCTACGACTGTTCGAACGATTCTTGACGATCAAGGTGATCTCCAAAATATTGGAGGCTTGTCTTATATTGTTGAGTTAGTCAATAGTGTTCCAACTAGTGCAAATGCCGAATATTATGCAAAAATAGTTGCTGAAAAAGCCATGCTTCGTGATATCATTTCTAGGTTGACAGAAACTGTAAACCTAGCTTATGAGGGATCTTCAGATTCGGAAGAAATTATAGCTGGAGCCGAAAAAGCATTAATAGAAATCAATGAACACAGCAATAGAAGTGGTTTTCGGAAAATATCAGATGTCCTTAAAATTAATTATGAAAACCTAGAAATACGTTCTAAACAAACTACAGATGTAACTGGTTTACCGACTGGTTTTCGCGATTTGGATAAGATTACAACAGGTTTACACCCTGACCAACTTATCATTCTCGCTGCAAGGCCAGCTGTCGGAAAAACAGCATTTGTATTGAATATTGCTCAAAATGTCGGAACTAAACAAAAAAAAGCTGTGGCTATTTTCTCGCTTGAGATGGGAGCTGAAAGTCTAGTGGACCGTATGCTAGCAGCAGAAGGTATGGTCGATTCCCATAGTTTAAGAACTGGGCAATTAACAGATCAAGATTGGAACAATGTTACAATTGCACAAGGTGCTTTGGCAGAAGCACCAATTTATATCGATGATACACCTGGTATTAAGATAACCGAAATCAGAGCACGTGCAAGAAAACTATCACAAGAAGTAGACGGTGGCTTGGGACTTATTGTCATTGACTATTTGCAGCTTATTACTGGAACCAAGCCTGAAAATAGGCAACAAGAAGTTTCTGATATCTCTCGTCAATTAAAAATTTTAGCAAAAGAACTGAAAGTTCCTGTCATAGCACTTAGCCAGCTTTCCCGTGGTGTTGAGCAACGGCAAGATAAACGTCCAGTTTTATCAGATATCCGTGAGTCAGGATCAATTGAACAAGATGCGGACATTGTTGCATTTTTATATAGGGATGATTACTATCGTAAAGAGGGTGAAAATCCTGAAGATGTCATTGAGGATAATACTATTGAAGTTATACTTGAGAAAAATAGATCTGGAGCTCGTGGTACAGTGAAATTAATGTTCCAGAAAGAATATAATAAGTTTTCAAGCATAGCACAATTTGAAGAGAGATAG
- the rplI gene encoding 50S ribosomal protein L9: MKVIFLEDVKGKGKKGEIKEVPTGYAQNFLIKKNLAKEATSQTIGELKGKQKAEEKAQAEILAEAKETKKALEDEKTVVSFSEKVGPDGRTFGSITAKKISEELKKQFDITVDKRHIELDHPIRAIGLIEVPVKLHKEVKAEIKLRVDQA; this comes from the coding sequence ATGAAAGTCATTTTTTTAGAGGATGTAAAAGGTAAAGGGAAAAAAGGAGAAATTAAAGAGGTTCCTACGGGTTATGCTCAAAATTTTCTGATTAAAAAGAACCTTGCCAAAGAGGCAACAAGTCAAACTATTGGTGAATTAAAAGGAAAGCAAAAAGCTGAAGAAAAAGCTCAGGCTGAAATTTTAGCGGAAGCAAAAGAGACAAAAAAAGCTTTGGAAGATGAAAAGACTGTAGTTTCCTTTTCTGAAAAAGTAGGACCTGATGGACGCACCTTTGGTTCCATAACAGCTAAAAAGATATCCGAAGAATTAAAAAAACAATTTGATATCACAGTAGACAAAAGACACATTGAGCTAGATCATCCTATTAGAGCAATTGGACTTATAGAAGTCCCTGTTAAATTACACAAGGAAGTTAAAGCTGAAATAAAATTGAGGGTTGATCAGGCTTAA